DNA from Campylobacter concisus:
TTTTCAGGGCCGCCGTGGTGCTTCGTATCAGCGACGCTATCGCCCTCAAAGCCAAGCTCATTTGCGAAAATTTCGCCATTTTTAGCTACTTTAAAAATAGCTGAGCTCCAAGGTAAATTTAGCTTATCAGTTGCATTTTGCGAGCCATAGTTTTTCACATCTCCGATTAGTAAAGCTTTTAGTGTTGCCATATTTTTCCTATCAAATTTAGTTTATTCTTAAATTATTCGCGTGAGTTAGTGCGATCGCGATCGCATCGGTAATATCAAGCGGTTTTATCTCTTTGTTTATGCCTAAAATTTTCTTCACCATAAATGCCACTTGCTCTTTGTCAGCCTTTGCCTTGCCAGTGACCGTCTTTTTCACCTGAAGCGGCGTATACTCGGCAAAATCGCCATGAAGCTGCAAAATTTTAAGACTAAGCGCCCCGCGAAACTGAGCTAGCTTTAAGACCGTTTTTGGGTTGTAGGCAAAGAAGATGTCCTCTATCGCGACCTCGTCAAATTTATGATTTTTAAAGATGAGGTCAAGCCCCTCGCAAAGCTCTGTTATTTGGTATTGAAGCGTGTTTGGCTTTATCTTTATAAGCCCAGCTTCAAGAAGAGTAGTTTTAAATTTGCTCTTT
Protein-coding regions in this window:
- the ruvC gene encoding crossover junction endodeoxyribonuclease RuvC; this translates as MVMKILGIDPGTKNCGYAILEKSKFKTTLLEAGLIKIKPNTLQYQITELCEGLDLIFKNHKFDEVAIEDIFFAYNPKTVLKLAQFRGALSLKILQLHGDFAEYTPLQVKKTVTGKAKADKEQVAFMVKKILGINKEIKPLDITDAIAIALTHANNLRIN